In Scleropages formosus chromosome 10, fSclFor1.1, whole genome shotgun sequence, a single genomic region encodes these proteins:
- the LOC114911623 gene encoding olfactory receptor 51E2-like produces MGRTSSNQLVPYTRFIFVGFPELYKYRRLLFLPFSSFYILALFGNLLIVIVIKKSEFNLHSPMYLLMSSLAIVNIIVPTVIVPNENVCVCVCFLFDWNEISLEGCLTQMFLTRFFSSVESTVLLAMALDRLVAICNPLRYVEIVNTAALVKFVALTLIRSGLIMSILVALARSLTFCSSNIIRHSYCGHMALVSLACGNKDKNDSIGLAVIVVFVGIDISIIAVSYMRILSVVLHAAEVEDRWKAFHTCSTHLLVIMSFYLVGSVTFLSHNIGIDIATDINTFLGILYIIFPATVNPITYGVWTKEIRNVGMSF; encoded by the exons ATGGGCAG AACTTCATCCAACCAACTTGTCCCATACACCAGGTTTATTTTTGTAGGATTTCCAGAACTCTACAAGTACAGGCGGTTGCTTTTCTtaccattttcttcatttt atattcTGGCTTTATTTGGCAATTTATTAATAGTGATTGTGATTAAAAAGTCAGAATTT AATTTGCACAGCCCCATGTATTTACTTATGTCTTCCTTAGCCATTGTGAACATAATTGTCCCTACAGTGATTGtgccaaatgaaaatgtgtgtgtgtgtgtgtgttttctgtttgactGGAATGAAATCTCCTTGGAAGGATGCTTAACTCAGATGTTTCTCACTCGCTTCTTTTCCTCCGTGGAGTCTACCGTCCTCCTGGCTATGGCCTTGGACCGACTAGTGGCCATTTGCAATCCATTGCGCTATGTGGAAATTGTGAACACTGCTGCGCTTGTAAAGTTTGTAGCCCTGACCTTGATAAGGAGCGGCTTGATCATGTCTATCTTAGTAGCTTTGGCCCGCTCTTTGACATTCTGTAGCTCAAACATCATCAGGCACAGCTACTGCGGCCACATGGCCCTTGTCAGTCTGGCATGTGGAAATAAGGATAAGAATGACAGCATAGGCCTGGCAgtgattgttgtttttgttggcaTTGACATTTCCATCATTGCCGTCTCATACATGCGGATTTTGAGCGTTGTTTTGCACGCTGCAGAAGTTGAGGACCGCTGGAAAGCATTCCACACCTGCAGTACTCACTTGCTTGTTATTATGTCTTTCTACCTGGTAGGGAGcgttacatttctgtcacataACATCGGCATTGATATTGCAACAGATATTAACACCTTTTTaggtatactgtacataatttttccTGCTACTGTAAACCCCATTACTTATGGAGTCTGGACCAAGGAAATAAGGAATGTCGGAATGTCgttctaa